CCGCGTGGTCGCGAACTCCCGCACGGACAGGGGCTCGACCAGGATCGTGCGCAAGCCGAGCAGCTTACCCCCCAGGACGTCGGTGAACAGCTGATCCCCGATGAGAGCCGTCTCGCGCGGCCTTGTGCCCATCAGCGCCATCGCCCTGAGGAACC
This genomic window from Gemmatimonadales bacterium contains:
- a CDS encoding HAD hydrolase-like protein, which gives rise to FLRAMALMGTRPRETALIGDQLFTDVLGGKLLGLRTILVEPLSVREFATTRVIRRIERLVRAKVVERVRAD